The region ATGATTTTGGAAAACATTAAGTCGATTGGCCAAATCCACCCGTATACCGTAATACGTGTCCCTTGATCAACGGTATAAATACGGACGAAGAAAATATCCGGTCAATGTGCAGGTTTCTCAAGCAGCATACGCAAATTGCCGGAATTGAACTTTTGCATTATCATGATCTTGGCAAGGCAAAATACCGGGCCCTGGGGTATGAGGTAAATCCGCCATATACCTTTCCTGATATGACCCGTATCGAATATTTAAAACAAGTCATTTCTGAATACCATATTGATATTTTGGACTTTAGCTGATGCTTAAGGGTTACTGCTGAGGAAATCGCCGGTGGCTGGTAAAGTTTTGCTGTACAGGCAGAAAAAAATGAATTACAATGTAGTTAAACCAATTTAATGGCTAGGGGTGCCTTACGGCTGAGAGGAGAATAACTCCAACCCTTGAACCTGATGTGGCTAGTACCACCGTAGGGAAGCGTGGAGATTCTGAGTGAAAGCTTACCTTCGGGTAAGCTTTTTTTGGTGGAATCGTAGCTTCTTATACTGCTAGCTGGGTAATCCAATAAAAATGGGAAGAAGGGGAAGATATTGATGTATACTACTCAGATGGATGCCGCCAAAAAAGGCATAATTACCGATCAAATGCGTATCGTGGCTGAAAAGGAGAAGATGGATGCCGAGGTTTTACGCGGCTTAGTGGCCGAAGGCAAGGTTGCGATTCCCGCTAATAAGAACCACAGCAGCCTCAACCCGGAAGGGATCGGGCAGGGACTTCGTACTAAGATCAATGTTAATCTCGGTGTTTCCAAAGATTGTTATGATATTAATTTGGAACTGGCGAAAGCCAAAAAGGCTATTGAGTTAAAAGCCGAAGCCATTATGGATTTAAGCTGTTATGGCAAGACCCAGGAGTTTCGCCGTAATTTGGTCGAAATGTCATCGGCAATGATTGGCACAGTACCTATGTATGATGCGGTTGGCATGTTGGATAAAGATTTGAAGGACATTACAGTTGATGAATTTTTTGCTGTGGTGGAAAGACATGCCGAAGACGGTGTTGATTTTATGACCATTCATTGCGGGATGAACCGGGCTACTGCCGAACGGGTAAAGCGGAATAAGCGGTTAACTAACATTGTTTCGCGGGGTGGTTCGCTGCTGTTTGCCTGGATGGAGCTTAACAATCAGGAAAATCCATTTTATGAGTATTATGACCGACTCCTTGATATTTGCGAAAAGTATGATGTAACCCTGAGTTTAGGGGATGCTTGCCGTCCGGGATCGATCAACGACTCAACCGACCCTGCCCAAATTGAAGAGCTAATTACACTTGGCGAGTTAACCAAACGGGCCTGGGCCAGGAATGTACAAGTCATGATCGAAGGGCCGGGGCATATGGCGCTTAATGAGATTGCGGCCAATATGCTGCTAGAAAAAAAATTATGTCATGGTGCGCCATTTTACGTGCTGGGACCGATTGTAACCGATATTGCGCCAGGTTACGATCATATCACCAGTGCGATCGGCGGAGCGATCGCTGCTGCCAACGGGGCTGATTTTCTATGTTATGTAACGCCTGCTGAGCATCTTCGTTTACCCAATCTGGATGATATGAAGGAAGGAATTATCGCTGCACGGATTGCCGCCCATGCCGCCGATATAGCTAAAGGAATCGCAGGCGCACGCGAGTGGGATAACCAGATGAGTGCTGCCCGTGCTGACGTTGACTTCCCACGAATGATTGAATTGGCCATTGATCCTGAAAAAGCACGTATGTACCGGGCGGAATCAGCCCCGGAATGTGAAGATACGTGTACGATGTGCGGCAAAATGTGTCCCATGAAAAATATGAAGAAAATCTTGAACGGCGAAGATTTAAGCATCATATAAGCGGGGAGTACCCATTGGTGAAACACTGAGATAAGCTTAGAAATTGCCAGCATTCTGGGCCAAACCAACGTTTGGCAAGCCAATTGGATAAAGCATAAGCGAGCAGGCGTAAAGTCCAAAATGGACCTTAACCAGATTATCGGTGCTTCACCGGTGTTGGAAGCGGTCAAACAACAAGCCTGTCGCTATGCTATGGCTAGTTCTACAGTTCTGATTACTGGTGAATCAGGTACAGGCAAAGAAATGTTCGCTCAGAGTATTCATAATTTAAGCCCTCGCGCCGGCGAACCCGTTTGTTGCTGTTAACTGTGCCGCATTGCCGGAAAACTTACTGGAGAGTGAGTTGTCGGGACGGTTCAACGCCTGGAAACCGTCAGAGCGCTTTTACCGGAGTTATGGGTTCAAATTGACCGAAACAATTGAACACTGTATATGGGGGCAAAATGTAGTGGAAGAACGTTGGGATGTAGAAAATGAAAAGCCGGGTTTAGACGACAGTTGGAATGTGACTGATTATTGCGTATAGAAGCTCTCTGGTATAGAATTATAATAAAGTAATAGTAAGGGAGCAGTAGCTATGTTTGGCATTGTTCACTACGAAGTGTTTTTGATTGCCGGTATTATCCTCAATCTTACTCCTGGCTCAGATACCATATACATTTTAAGCCGTAGCATTTCCCAGGGCCGTGGGGCGGGTATTTACTCTGTCTTTGGCATTAGCTCCGGCATCGCTGTCCATACCTTGCTGGCGGCATTAGGACTATCGGTCATCCTGGCCCAATCTGCCCTGGCATTTAGCGTTGTCAAGATAGCTGGCGCCCTGTACCTGGGCTACTTAGGTATGACCAACCTGCTTGCCAAGAATAACACGCTGGTTTCACTGACCGGAAGCGTCATGTCCCATCGCGACATTTATCTGCAGGGGCTGCTCACCAATGTACTTAATCCCAAGGTTGCTCTCTTTTTTCTTTCCTTCCTGCCTCAGTTTATCGACTCGCAAAACAGCTACGGAATTGTGCCCTTTATATTTTTAGGAGTAACTTTCTTGACCACCGGCACTCTCTGGTGCTTATTGCTCGTTTTTTTCTCTGCCGGCGTAACAGAGTTTCTCCGGCAAAACCGCAAAGCGGCTTATATGATGAATAAAACCTGTGGCGCCATTTATTTGTTTCTGGGAATAAAGCTTCTTTCTGTTGAACGGTGATATTACTGGCAAGCTTTTTGAAGATGCAGGAAATCGGAACAATTGATTTTTGGTACTTTAGTCCTATGGAATAGGACCAAAGACTTGACGGTAGCTATAAATTAATCTATACTTGAAGCAGAATTTAAAATTGTGGCAAACTTATCGAAAGGTAAGGGCGCAAAGCCATGGGTCTAAGGACGTTTGTTTATGATTGCCAGGTTGCCGCTTCAAGTAAGCGTAATTAGTGCACTGGCATTCTCATGCCCAAGTGCGCTTTTGTCTTTTTTATGACAGGATTTGTTTTAAAGAAATACGGACAAACTGTCCTGCCAAGAAGCAAAACTGGTTAACCGGGCATTCAAGAAATTACCAGTTTGGAGGTATGGATGATGAGTAGAGAAGATATAGTGACAAAAGATACGGTCAGTAAGTTATTTTCTGATTTTCAAAAGAGGCTGGTTGAGCTCGACTGCAAACAAAAAGAAGAATTGGCCCATTTTATTCAAGCGATTGTTATCGGGACAGAACCCAGCAAGGTAACGCGACAGGAATCATATTTGCCTATCACTAAGGAAACCCTTGTTTAATCTGAATTACATAAAATGCAGCTCAGCTTATCATTGTAAGCTGAGCTGTATTTTATGTGTGTCAAGGGGGGCTTGGAGGAGATACTTGTTTTTTAATCCCACCCTTCCAGGGGAAAAATACCATTAAAATATTGATTATAGATCTTACATTGTATATCATAAAGATATAATCAGAATGATTCTTTATGTTTATTAAATAATTTTACCTGGATGGAATTGGGGGACGAAAGTGCGGATTAAGTTGATTGGCTGTTTTTCCACCAAAAATGAAATAGAAGGGATGGGGCTTTCCTCCACTATAGACTATGAATTTTTGGAATTTTCTTTACATGCTTTTCCGGAAGATTTGCACGTCGAGCTACAGCGGAGAATTGATGCCAGTCAGAACTATGACCTGATTATCCTGGCTTACGGACGGTGTTCCCATGCCGTGGAGGGGTTAGTGTCCGCTAGAGTGCCGATAGTTCTGCCCAGGGCCCATGATTGCATTAGTCTGTTGTTGGGTTCGGACCTGCGGCGGCAGCAAATGTCTGTCCTCAATCCGGCGGTGTATTATTTTAGTCAGGGCTGGCTGGAATATGGGCGGGACCCTTATGCCGAATACCGGGAATATGTGGATAAATACGGAGAGGATGATGCGGCATATTTGATCCAGACCCTTTATGGAACATATCGGGAAGCGGTATTGATCCGGACCTGCGAAGGGGAAAAACTGGAACAATGTAGGCAGAAGGTAAGGGCGATTGCCGGATTTTTTGGCTGGAAGGTCAGCGAGGTAGCGGGAGATCCTGGATTATTAGCTGCAGTCGTTAATGCGAGGCAACACCCGGATGTAATTTGGGTTGCCCCTGGCAACCCCATTTGTGTAGAGGGAGGGGAAAACTTTGTACATCAAAGTCAATTCTAAACCGTTGGCAGTAATGGAGGGAGAAAGCCTGATGGCGACCCTACTACGCCATAACCAGTTTGTGACCAACATTTGTAACGGGCGGGGAACGTGCGGCAAATGCAAGGTGAGAATTCTGAGTACGCCGCCGGAGCCGTCGGAACTGGAATACCAGAAGTTAAGTGCCGGGGAGATTGCCGACGGAATTCGGTTGGCTTGTCAGATTCAGCCCTATGCAGGTATGGAGCTTGTGTGCGGAGGGCACGGCAGCGTGGACAGGAAAGAGGGGCTTTTGTTTATCCCGGAGCAAGTAAGCGGCCAGCATTCCGGTCTACACCGGATCCAGGTTGAACTGGACCGGCCGTCCCTTGAAGATGAGCGGGGCGATTGGGACCGGCTGCTGCAGAAATTGCAGGCGACCTGTTCGCTTCCCCAACTGACGATAGGACTGCCGCAATTGCAGACATTGGCTTCATTGCTAAGACAGGAAAATTTTTCAGCTACGGTTATATTGTGGGAGCACCAGGTTTTGGCTGTTCAGCCGGGACATGGAACGGTACCTGTTTATGGCGTGGCCATTGATATTGGCACAACCAATATTGCTGTCGCACTATACGAGCTGGAAACCGGTCGCATGGTGCGACTGGCGGCGGCAGAAAATGGCCAGACCCGTTTTGGGGCTGATGTCATTTCCCGCATTGAATTTGCCAACCGCAGCCAGAACAACCGGGATTTGCTGCGTAAAGCGGTAACCGAGACCATTAATGGATTGTTAACTAAACTATGTACCGCAGCAGGCATTGACAACCGTGCTATTTTTAAGGCGGTTCTGGTCGGCAATACAACGATGCACCATCTGTTTCTCGGCCTCGATGTTTCCTATTTGGCTCTTTCACCTTTTGTGTCAGTGTGTAATGCTTCAATGGAATTGGGTGCCGCCGAAGTGGGACTTGATTTGCACCCTCAGGCCAGGGTACTCATGTTTCCCAATGTAGGTGGTTTTGTCGGCGGTGATACTGTGGGGGCCGTTTTTGGAGCTGAGGAACTACTGGCGACAGGACGCCACCTGTTGATCGATATTGGCACCAACTGCGAATTGTATTTGCAAGACGGTTCCCGGATGTGGGCTTGTTCTACTGCTGCCGGTCCTGCCTTTGAAGGAGCCGGAATTACTTATGGCATGCGGGCTCAGCCGGGCGCTATCGAACGTGTGCTGATCGACGAACAGGGAGTGACGATCGCGGTCATCGGTGGCGGAGCGGCTACAGGCATCTGTGGATCCGGACTTATTGAGGCCGTGCAGCAAATGCGCCGGGCCGGCATCATCAATCAACAGGGAGCCATCGTTGATCCGGAGGACTCCGAGGCACGAGCCGGTCTGGTTTACGGACTTAAAGACCGTATTCGTAATGGGCGGCATGGCCGGGAGTTTGTTTTGTCCTATAGTTCCAACGGTGATGATGTCGTCTTAACCCAGCGCGACATTAGCCAGTTGCAACTGGCCAAAGGGGCGGTTTGTGCCGGTATCCGGACGTTGCTGGACATTTCCGGACTGAAGTTGGACGATCTGGATAGTGTGGTGCTGGCCGGAACTTTTGCTGCTCATCTCAATTTGGCCAGTACGGTAGATATCGGTTTGATTCCTTATATGAGTATGCATAAATTGAAAACTGCAGGCAATGCGGCTCATGCCGGAGCAGTTAAAGCGCTGTTGGACCAAAGAGCTTTTGCAAGTTTGCGACAGCGGGCAGAAAACATTACTCATGTGGAATTGGGCGGAAGCAGTACCTTTAGCATGTATTTTATGGAGAGTATGTACATTGATCCATGTCATATCTAGTCTGTTATATCCTTGGTGCATTGCCTAGAGGCATTGAAGAGATCAACAGATTGGGGTGGGCCCGATGATTGACAGAAACTTGGTTGATCTACAATATCTCCAAGAAATAATGGAGAATTTTTCTAAAGCAACCGGTTTGCATGTGGCATTAGTAAATAAAAACGGGGAATCCTTTGGTCTTTTTGATACGGCTGAACGCTGTGAGTTCTGCAAGTATATCCGCAGTAAGCCCAAAGGGGTGGCAAAATGCCGGGCTTCCTATAAACAGGCTACCCAAGAAGCTTCCAAATGGGAAGAACCCTATTTTTTTCGTTGCCGTGCCGGGCTGGTCATCTGGGTTGTACCTATTAGTTTGCGTGGCATTTCACTGGGGAGTATTATCTGCAGTCAGGTGCTGCTGTGGAAACCGGACCGTTTTTTTTATCAAGAACTGCGTGAATTGAATCCGGAAGTCGACGATTTCGCCGAATTGGAGAGAAAAGTGGGTCAGCTGGATATTATTGCTCCTGACCGGTTTCAGGCTGCGGCCGATGTTTTGTATGTTACGGTCAATCAACTGATGAAACGGGACTTGCTTATTTTGGAAAAAGTTGAAACATACAAGATGCAACAGCGGATCCGGAAAGAGCTGGAAGACCGTAAAAGACAGCAGACAGCAGCAAAGGGAAGCAATGACTATGGCGCATATCTCCAGCGGGAGCGAAGCTTTCTGCGTTACATCCGGCTTGGTGACAAGCCCCGGGCTGAAAAGAACCTGCAAACGCTGCTGACGCATCTGTTTATCAAGACGGCCGGTGATCAGGCGACCATCAAAATGCGCATTAGCGAACTGGCCACTTTGGTTTCGCGTGCCGCTGTGGAAGGTGGCGCCGAAGCGGAAGCCGTGATGGTAATGCTGCATCAATTCAATGAGAAGATTAATGATTGCCGCCGGATGGAAGAATATTTTTCCCACATGCAAAAGCTGGTTACAGTGTTTTTGAACCAAAGCGTGTCATTGGGGGATAAGAGACACTCTGGTTTGGTTAATGAGGCCAAGAGTTTTATCCTGGAAAATTATTCAAGGAGTATTAAAGTTGATGATGTGGCGGCCCAGCTATTTATCAGCCCTTCTCACCTGTCGCGCTTGTTTCGGCAAGAACTCAACTGTACTGTCAATGACTATATTACCAGGGTGCGAGTAGAACAGGCTGTAGAACTGATGAAAAAACCTGAGCTGAGTGTTGCCCAGGTTTCTCAAGCAGTCGGCTTTCAGAGCCAAAGTTATTTTGCCAAAGTTTTCAGCAAATACATCGGTGTTGCGCCGCTGGTATATCGTAACAGTTTGTTTTGATAGGAGGGGGATGGCCTTGATTTATGCTGAAATTATTGAAAAAGTCAAGACCGGTGAGGCGGAAGCCGTTATGGAACTTTGCTCCAAAGCTTTATCCCAGGGGTATCCGGCTCTTTCTATTTTAGAAAAAGGGCTGATTGTCGGTATAGACAAGGTTGCGGACAAATATAGTCACCGGCGGGTCATCGTACCGGAAGTGTTAATGTCCTCCCGGGCTATGCATGCCGGTCTGTCGGTCTTGGAGCCGCATTTAAAATACAAAACAAAACGGCAGACAGGCACCATTGTGATCGGTACTGTAGCGGGAGATTTGCATGATATTGGCAAAAATCTGGTGAAGCTAACGGTGATGAGCACTGGGGCCCACATTGTCGATTTGGGGATTGATGTTACGCCGCAAAAATTCCTGCAGGCTGTGGATAAAACAAAGGCCGAGATATTGATGATGGCCGCGTTGTTGACTACTACTATGCCGGTGATGAAGAAAGTTATTGACGCTTTAGAGGATGCAGGTATGCGCAAAAGAATGATTGTTGCCGTAGGCGGGGCGCCGGTAGATGAAACTTTCGCCCGGGCAATTGGCGCTGATTGTTATTTCAAATGCGCTAATGACGCTAAACGTTTTTTGGAAAACAATTTAAATAAAATTGTACTGCGGCGGAAATTG is a window of Sporomusaceae bacterium ACPt DNA encoding:
- the bzaF_1 gene encoding 5-hydroxybenzimidazole synthase, with amino-acid sequence MYTTQMDAAKKGIITDQMRIVAEKEKMDAEVLRGLVAEGKVAIPANKNHSSLNPEGIGQGLRTKINVNLGVSKDCYDINLELAKAKKAIELKAEAIMDLSCYGKTQEFRRNLVEMSSAMIGTVPMYDAVGMLDKDLKDITVDEFFAVVERHAEDGVDFMTIHCGMNRATAERVKRNKRLTNIVSRGGSLLFAWMELNNQENPFYEYYDRLLDICEKYDVTLSLGDACRPGSINDSTDPAQIEELITLGELTKRAWARNVQVMIEGPGHMALNEIAANMLLEKKLCHGAPFYVLGPIVTDIAPGYDHITSAIGGAIAAANGADFLCYVTPAEHLRLPNLDDMKEGIIAARIAAHAADIAKGIAGAREWDNQMSAARADVDFPRMIELAIDPEKARMYRAESAPECEDTCTMCGKMCPMKNMKKILNGEDLSII
- the rocR_1 gene encoding Arginine utilization regulatory protein RocR, which translates into the protein MDLNQIIGASPVLEAVKQQACRYAMASSTVLITGESGTGKEMFAQSIHNLSPRAGEPVCCC
- the rhtB gene encoding Homoserine/homoserine lactone efflux protein, producing MFGIVHYEVFLIAGIILNLTPGSDTIYILSRSISQGRGAGIYSVFGISSGIAVHTLLAALGLSVILAQSALAFSVVKIAGALYLGYLGMTNLLAKNNTLVSLTGSVMSHRDIYLQGLLTNVLNPKVALFFLSFLPQFIDSQNSYGIVPFIFLGVTFLTTGTLWCLLLVFFSAGVTEFLRQNRKAAYMMNKTCGAIYLFLGIKLLSVER
- the nqrF_2 gene encoding Na(+)-translocating NADH-quinone reductase subunit F, with product MYIKVNSKPLAVMEGESLMATLLRHNQFVTNICNGRGTCGKCKVRILSTPPEPSELEYQKLSAGEIADGIRLACQIQPYAGMELVCGGHGSVDRKEGLLFIPEQVSGQHSGLHRIQVELDRPSLEDERGDWDRLLQKLQATCSLPQLTIGLPQLQTLASLLRQENFSATVILWEHQVLAVQPGHGTVPVYGVAIDIGTTNIAVALYELETGRMVRLAAAENGQTRFGADVISRIEFANRSQNNRDLLRKAVTETINGLLTKLCTAAGIDNRAIFKAVLVGNTTMHHLFLGLDVSYLALSPFVSVCNASMELGAAEVGLDLHPQARVLMFPNVGGFVGGDTVGAVFGAEELLATGRHLLIDIGTNCELYLQDGSRMWACSTAAGPAFEGAGITYGMRAQPGAIERVLIDEQGVTIAVIGGGAATGICGSGLIEAVQQMRRAGIINQQGAIVDPEDSEARAGLVYGLKDRIRNGRHGREFVLSYSSNGDDVVLTQRDISQLQLAKGAVCAGIRTLLDISGLKLDDLDSVVLAGTFAAHLNLASTVDIGLIPYMSMHKLKTAGNAAHAGAVKALLDQRAFASLRQRAENITHVELGGSSTFSMYFMESMYIDPCHI
- the rhaR_2 gene encoding HTH-type transcriptional activator RhaR is translated as MIDRNLVDLQYLQEIMENFSKATGLHVALVNKNGESFGLFDTAERCEFCKYIRSKPKGVAKCRASYKQATQEASKWEEPYFFRCRAGLVIWVVPISLRGISLGSIICSQVLLWKPDRFFYQELRELNPEVDDFAELERKVGQLDIIAPDRFQAAADVLYVTVNQLMKRDLLILEKVETYKMQQRIRKELEDRKRQQTAAKGSNDYGAYLQRERSFLRYIRLGDKPRAEKNLQTLLTHLFIKTAGDQATIKMRISELATLVSRAAVEGGAEAEAVMVMLHQFNEKINDCRRMEEYFSHMQKLVTVFLNQSVSLGDKRHSGLVNEAKSFILENYSRSIKVDDVAAQLFISPSHLSRLFRQELNCTVNDYITRVRVEQAVELMKKPELSVAQVSQAVGFQSQSYFAKVFSKYIGVAPLVYRNSLF
- the metH_3 gene encoding Methionine synthase, translated to MIYAEIIEKVKTGEAEAVMELCSKALSQGYPALSILEKGLIVGIDKVADKYSHRRVIVPEVLMSSRAMHAGLSVLEPHLKYKTKRQTGTIVIGTVAGDLHDIGKNLVKLTVMSTGAHIVDLGIDVTPQKFLQAVDKTKAEILMMAALLTTTMPVMKKVIDALEDAGMRKRMIVAVGGAPVDETFARAIGADCYFKCANDAKRFLENNLNKIVLRRKLAT